In the Wyeomyia smithii strain HCP4-BCI-WySm-NY-G18 chromosome 2, ASM2978416v1, whole genome shotgun sequence genome, one interval contains:
- the LOC129720666 gene encoding synaptosomal-associated protein 29, with the protein MSGHQYVPNPSNLFADEDDIDDEIFLRNARRTTASSSTTSPPTTDQGYKFDQFQKGFYSQNYDVAGEESYGTSSLIAGKSVVGTNFTARPDVLGPEPYQSGANYGVYGEQIASGYVPDSYAATGSTSPYGSNVYRPVPTGIYGELDSDVDDEIVRQRQTFEQRRRELEESTLLTSQRCLGVLRETEQVGIATAEELHRQREQLEKTKKQLDEINNSLRFSQKHLNSLKSVFGGLKNYLSGRMAPEQQSQLSSSTGIPRTNISPSPTEEIYPNPQDFRIPDKYWPDAATRMRQDYHQAQDMPHTNGAAVAGFSHQLDQNLDDMRGNLSRLKNLALDLNQEIDSQNDLIDDISNRVDDVDVKIGKQNKDMNRLLRK; encoded by the coding sequence ATGTCTGGTCATCAATACGTGCCGAATCCGTCGAATTTATTTGCAGACGAAGACGATATAGACGACGAGATATTTCTACGTAACGCAAGACGAACTACTGCGAGCAGCAGTACAACTAGTCCTCCCACTACTGATCAAGGTTACAAGTTTGATCAGTTCCAGAAAGGCttctattcacaaaactacgacgTTGCAGGAGAGGAAAGTTACGGTACGAGTTCATTAATTGCTGGAAAGTCAGTTGTGGGGACAAACTTCACTGCCCGTCCAGATGTTCTTGGGCCAGAACCCTATCAATCTGGAGCAAATTACGGTGTGTACGGTGAACAGATTGCCAGTGGATATGTACCGGATTCCTATGCTGCTACAGGATCTACTTCGCCGTATGGATCCAACGTATACCGACCAGTGCCAACCGGAATATACGGTGAGCTGGACTCTGATGTAGATGATGAAATAGTTAGACAAAGACAGACCTTTGAACAGCGACGACGGGAATTAGAAGAAAGTACATTGCTTACATCCCAGCGTTGCCTGGGAGTACTCAGGGAAACAGAACAGGTTGGAATTGCGACTGCAGAGGAATTACACCGTCAGCGAGAGCAGCTTGAAAAGACTAAAAAGCAATTAGATGAAATTAACAACTCGTTACGATTTAGTCAAAagcatttgaacagtttaaaaAGCGTGTTCGGGGGGTTAAAAAACTACTTATCTGGTAGAATGGCACCGGAACAACAATCGCAACTCAGTAGCTCAACAGGCATACCTCGAACGAACATATCGCCATCACCAACTGAAGAAATTTATCCAAATCCGCAGGATTTTAGAATCCCGGATAAATATTGGCCTGATGCAGCTACTCGAATGCGACAGGACTATCATCAAGCACAAGATATGCCCCATACTAATGGAGCAGCCGTAGCAGGATTTAGTCATCAGCTGGATCAAAATTTAGATGACATGCGTGGTAATTTGTCCCGGCTCAAAAATCTTGCGTTAGATTTGAATCAAGAAATAGATAGTCAGAATGATCTGATAGATGACATTTCCAATCGTGTGGATGATGTAGATGTAAAAATTGGCAAACAAAATAAAGATATGAATCGGTTACTGAGAAAGTGA